The window gagcattgttgagatccttttgtgactcctgtttcttgactaccccggtatcatgatcatagcatgtgcatttcatataggtctgtatactcatacttttgtactgggcgttcttatcgctcacgtcctcggttttgtttattcttggacaccccattcccacggggcaggcctcaggttggacagctcaggaggagcaggaggaggacgttgagtagctggttggtttagtttatcggttttgttttgattcgatatggttgtactggatattttattttgagttattctagacttcgattgggttgtataaccattattttgttgactatttccgctgttatctctgattattgttaattaggttaattgcatgcttagttcttgcctagtaggtgattctggaacgggtcactacacactCACTTATTGAATGTGATGaaacatatcaaaattgtaTTTCTACTATGAGGAAAATTGCAATTTTAGTTTTGTAAATTGGTATGTTTTgggttttaatattttaatttgtcAACGTTTGGTTTTCATCTAAtcaacttaaattttttttgttttgtattttttttactcaaaaCTAAAAAATTCACCAGATATTACTCATCCGACACATATGCTCTCCTAAGTGGATCATgtgacaaaaataaaaattatattagacATATTAAAACATACATAAACAAAAATACAAGGAAACAACAAATTTTTTACACTCATTTAAAAAATTGAGAGTcgttttgctttttttttttttttttattagatgAATTTTAAAGTGAGTAATATGAGTTTATTCTCGTCACATATGTCACGTGGAGGGGAATAAatgtcaaataaataatattacatgaatttagtaatttcagggaaaaaaaccaaaataaaaaataaattcaagttactatataaaatcaaattttaacaAGTTACAAGATTAAACCCAAAGAGTAAATTTTTTGTGAGACAGtatcacgaatatttatctgtgagacgagtcaaccctaccgatattcatattaaaagtaatactcttagcataaaaagtaatattatttcatggatgacccaaataagttatttgtctcacaaatacgacccgtgagaccatctcacacaagtttttgtcaaatccAAAATAGACCaaattaaatgattaaaattttaattttttctccACTAGATAGTGTCCCTTCAATGATAATTACGAttcatggatatatatatatatatatatatatatatatatatatatatatatatatatatatatatatatatattttacccGGGTAGTACTGGAATTTGATTGTTTGTGGATACAGGGAATTAAACCCTCAACTAACCATGCAATAGACTCCACGTGCTGTATTTAACCATGGTTAAGTTTTTCCTCAGTTAATTCTCTTTAATTCTACCATTCATTTATTCATGAATAGAGATTCATGAATAGAGAAATCAATGCTCCGCACGCTTTCATGGCTTCTTCAATTCAATTCCTTCTCCTCCAAAACCATAATTAAATCGCGATGCATTAAGCATACGCACATTCGATCAAGCACACTTTTCGGGAATCTTTTCGGGAATGATCCCTCGCCAGCCTAAGCAAAAGGTGAAGCAAAGGGATCTCTGTGTGCATTATGCTATTTTGCTGCCGCTGCAAAAAAAATCTCTGCCATTTTTGTCTGCTCTGAGTTTTCTAATCGCACACCTCCGTTTCACCTTCAATGCTCTGTCCCCATGCTAAAGTTTATATGTTTGTGTACCATGCATATATATACTGAATGATTTTTTCGATTTCTGTATGCATTTATTAGGAAAGGAGCTTTGTGTTGGGGAAAAAATTCGGCTGTGGGCTCTTTTCCCGTGATTATGTTAAAAGCCATGTCGGGGAACTTTGCCTTTTTTGATGCTtaaattcttagaaaattttcTCGTAGACTTCCATCGAACACCCACTCCCGCCTTCCTCTATAATGTAATTTTTGTGAAACACCATTTGTGACTGACCTCTCTTTTACGAGTCAAATCTCTGGTATAATTGTTACCTTTGTGAGTATCGGAATGTTTCTTGATTCAGATACTGAAATATGCTTGATACGCGATGGATTTTTTTGTTCTTTTCTTGGTTTTTTTGCTGTTTGTGTTGATTTGAATTAGTTTAATGGGTTTTTTTCAGAGATTTGCAGTCGTATCGAAATCAAAGCTGTCAAGTCACGTCGAAGCTTTTCATCGTTCTCTCTCCAGTTCAGTCAAAGGAGAATATAAAGCTGATTTAGACTTCATTCGTGCATTTCCCATAGCTCCCTCTTCGGCGGTGATTTGCTCGATTCCCGCTGTTTTAGGCTACACTTGCTAGCTTAGCTTCTGTCCGGCCCGACTTGACTCGGATATATCTAAATATATCCAACGTTCCCCTTCGGCAAACTTGGTTTAAAAAATACAGCTCcgaattttaatttttcggcGCCGGTAAAACAAATGAGGCAAGAATCATCATTACGGCGGCGGCGAATAGCTGTATTTACTGCGGTGTTTGCGGTCACATTCTTGCTGTTCATCATTCAAACTTATTCAGGTGATCAGGTCACTGTTTACTGTAAACACAATCTATATGTGGGTTTTCTGAATTCTGTGCATTATGGTTCTTAGTTTACGGCGGAAATTATATCACTAAACATCGAAATTCTTTCTGtattttttgtttgattttgaTCTCATTGGGTTTCCTTTTTGTTTCAGATCATGATCAATGGCAAGTCGGTACAGTTTTATCTGAGAAGAAGAACTTAACTTTAACCCAGAACACACCCTCTCTTAATACTCATCGCAAGCTGCTTAATCATGGTAATTTCCATTTATTGCATCTTCCGAAATACAAAAATCGTGAATAAATCGATTTGTTGGCATTCTTTGATCATACTTTTTGGGCAAGAAATATATTTTTCCCATAAAAAATGAAGCCAAAAGAAAACATCTCTTGGATATAACGTACACTATGTGTGACACATACAGAGTCTGCTCGCTGTGCGCACTACGCCACAGTCGTCGGCTTGTACATTGCGCCACCGGCATATACAGCCTCAGCCCACTTTTTCTTCTCAGTTGTCGCGTACGGCTCTGCCTCATATGTGGCTGGCGCAAATTCTACGTGTCATTTTTCCTAACACGCGCCCCTTGTATTGCACACCTCCTACTGCTTAATACTTCAACAACCCTGTAATAATATCACCCTAAGTGCCCAATAGAGTGGCTAATTATTTGGTTTTTCTGCATTTAATTACGCTTCCATCTCAAAGAATCACATGCACGTGTGCATTGATAAGGACCGGCGTCGTTTGAATTGATGGGCGCATTTTAGCAAAGTGGATGCGTAGGTTAGTGGgtcttttaatttattattgaaCAAAATCATAAAGGGCCATTTTGGTGGCTTCTTTGAGAGCCCATATTATGTTGACAGGGTGTATGTTAGCATGGACATTTATTAGAAAGTGGAAACCATTGATTTGAAATGAAGTCCTCTATTCTCCATGCAAAATCCTTTTTTGTTCATATGTCTCTTTCAAAAGTCCTTTGCTCATTGTCCAAGAATTTTATTACAACCATTATATTAATTCTGACATTTCAATATATTTAGTAATACCAAATACTAGAATTTAATACATATTTTGTTGTTTGTGTAAAAAGGGTTTTTTTTTGGGTGTTGTTTTAATTTCTAACATGCAAATGGAGTAAAAAATGTGATGATATACGTagttaagacaaaaacttgtgtgagacggtctcacgggtcatattttgtgagacgagtctctatttggataatccatgaaaaagtattactttttatgctaaaagtattactttttatggtgaatatgggtagagttgacccgtctcacagattgagatccgtgagacggtctcacatgagacctactctgtAGCTAAAGAGTAAAGACCCTTCAAATGCCAAGAATTTGCATAAGTAGTAGCTTTCTTTATTTGTTAAATTTGATATCAGATATCCTAAATTTGTTATGTCAACTTATTCTTATCCATATTTCTTCAATTCTTGAAgataaaaacttatgtgaaacggtctcattggtcgtatttgtgagatagatctcttatttgagtaaggttgacccgtatcttatcaaatataattttttattgtgaatatgggtagggttaacccgtctcacggattaagattcGTGAGTGAGACGGTGTTACACGAGACCTACTCATTCTTGAATGGTACTCACAACTATAATTATATATCAATGTTATTAACTTCGATTCTTGTCAAAGAATGAGAATTTTTTCCCCTAAAAAAGGTGTCATTTTTCAAGATCATTCTTGATTTTGCGCTAAAATTATGTTTGTATTTGTTGGATTTTTTAACAGCCCCAAGAAAAGGTGAAAAGGGAAATGAAGATAAAGTGGAGCCCAACAGAATCTGGAGCGAAAAGTGTTCAAAGTCGGATATAGTGCTCAGCCAGGGCGCCACCGAGTCGCTGCCGAACGGCATCCCCACGTACACGGTGGAGATAATGAACGTGTGCGTCTCCGGCTGCGACATCTCCTCCATTCACCTCAGCTGCGGCTGGTTCAGCTCCGCCCGCCTTGTCAATCCCCGTGTCTTCAAGCGCCTCCGATTTGACGACTGCCTCGTCAACGACGGCAAACCTCTCGTCAACGGCCGCACGCTCTCCTTCCAATATGCCAACACCTTCCGATACCCTCTCTCCGTCTCCTCCGTCACTTGCTGGCTTCCGGGGCAAGCTCCGGCCGACACGAGAAattaaaagcaaaaatcaagATTTTCACACTAATCTTAAAGAAATTCCACTGctaaccaatttttttttttaaatatagcaATGTAGGGCAGTGTAAATCAACATAGAGTCGTAGAAGCAGATTGAAAGGGAAAATAGTAAAGATTTAGGTGAATTTTTTGGGCGTATATTGAATTATTATCTCATGAAGTTTGATTTTTCTGCTTTATTTTGCTTTATGCTTGATGTGAATTTCGCCTCTTTTTTTTTGAATTGTGAatggattaatttttattgatcTGAAGAATATAGGTTTTGGTTGTGACTTGTGATTAAGAAATATCagagaattattattattattattaccaaCTAAAATGTCACACCGTTCTTCTATTCTTGATATGATTAATAATACTTATATTTGTAATCAAAATAGAGTTGGAATAATATCTTATAATATGAAGCAATTCAAACAAGGGGCATCAATTTGAcggtttataaaatttttggcaTGATGACCTTACATTTTTTAAAAGCCAAATTCAAGCAAtaacatctatatatatatgtagaaTCATATTTTCATACACAAACATACATCGTATCGTTATACGTATAGTCATAAACGTCATGAAACTTGTTTCAAATCCTGACATAAAATCCATTATAATACATATACGGAAGCTGTACAATAAGACGTccaggttcttgtcgaggtaagGCACGTCacgcatccattggcgaaccggcatcctatgtATCTTTATTACCTGATCCtataatacatgagctacgtgagtttataagactcaataagttggcacttatacgtatcaatatgcatagaaagaacatacatatcaagttgTGATCAACAATGGatctttaaaccatgtcataccAAATCATATATTCAtattcatttttgtacttgagcctcattagttgacatgTACTACCGTgtttgctttattatatagctactactgtgttggacgtcagggagaaTCTTTGACAACctcacgccccatgaacatatattgaccaataggtttggtggacttaaaaccacccatgatgtcaaaaaactcataaatcatataaaaatgataaatcAGTCATTTCCCTTTTCTTTCATGTTCATGAATAACATccatcttcaatattcatgaatGTCTTTCATATTTATACATAATAATGGAATATGgcgctatgttttcatcaataaacatactaacaatttacatataacaaaaatcaatgggaagcatttgaaatacataatattactcatgtattacttcgagaacatgccaacttataGTCCAAGGGTACGAATACTGGTTTGAGGCGATGTTTCTCGTTCTTATGctgtcaaatatatcaaaatccaATCACTATATCTATATTGTCTCCCACATATATAACAACCATTAAAAAGATGAAAACTTACAACTCTAGGATGATCTTGTGATGGTGAACTAATTTCGAACTTCAAAATGAGGAAGAAAGGAGTTTTTGGAGGAAGATTTCTTGGATTGCTTTCGAGTTCTTTGCTGTTAAGGAAAGGGAGGAACTGATAAAGATGTCAAGAATTTCGAAGTTTATCCTTTAATACACTCACCGGCGCTCGGGCTATAATacagtaccgctcgagcgccaaacattctgcCTATAAGATGAAAATTTCGTGTATCGGCGCCACATATTCTGTCTTTGCGCACTAGTTCATCAAAAATTGCTCCAGAAACATCTCTTCCCTTCATAATATGAAACATTgataaacatgaaagttgtagtcCTATGTCTTAGCTTGAATCTTCAATTGGTTTCATGGCATTTGGAGATCTGAGTAAAACATTATACGCAAACTACCAAAATTTGTCATTGTAGGAATAacgatacacacgacacacATCGGGGCgtttttggctcgtcttccataattatttggacaaaactcaaaacatgaaagttgtaaccttatatcttagctttctaaaaATTGTGACCTCACATAATTTGGATAAATAtccaaatcattatgctaaagaTTGTGACCtcacatatttttgaaaatctttcgattctattttttttttttttattacaactcACGCAGGGGAGGGGGATCGAACCCGGGGTGGGAGGCCAGCTAATCCGACGGAtgagaccattgggctagaagCCCGGTCTCCTTTCGATTCTATTTTTAAGAAGATAGATAAGTAATtgttttataaattatatttttaaataattgatcaTGACCTTTTAAAGTTATTTTAGtgttttatttatataaaaataatttttaattgacACACCTTGTGTGTGATTGAGCTCTagaattatataaaaatatataatataattaacatggagtattatatatataaaatattcacaAGATTTATAGTCTAGTTTGGGAAATACGTATTGtaaacttaaagaaataaaattcaTTTACTAACTTATTAAAATTAGGGGTGTATTGTATTGGTtctatattttaaattgttttgtTAAGTTTAAATATTTAGAGATATCCAATCtagatttttgtatattttataaaaaggtTTTTTGTATTCAATGTAAATTTTTTGTAGAGTTTTAAAATCACATAAtattcaaacttgacttttaaaaaatatacaaaaatttataattattcaaaaTGTACTTTTAATAATCAATGAAATTCTATTAAGTACAAGAATTAACGTCTAATGTGCATctataaaatgttaaaaaatatttttgattcaACCTAAATATTTGGATCAACTTTTAATTGATAAATATATCAACACACATACTCATTTTTATttctattaaaaataaaatcaggaCAAACACTAATTCATTCATTCTTTTCTTTCATATGTTATTCTTTTTCCTTGGATTTTTTAAAACtagattttaattattattaaaaatagtttaaaatcaaaattattaatatcattCATTTTAGtttatgaattatttttttttattgttttcaaaatatCTATCACGCAAcgttttattttatgaaattttggtCACAAAACCTCgtgaaatttaaaattatatttattaaaaaaatttaataagtaAAATTTaggtttttttattaattagtaTATAACATTTGATGTTTAGTTATTTtctataatttaaattaatctgaatcttaattttaattataactcaaaattcatatatgatagcgaacaaaattttttattcacttgaattgattgatatattaatatatttttaaaaatttgtaaacacacaaatatataaatGTAATTATAATAAAGAGCATTAACATGAGTAAATTTTACAAGACAAATATCCGATCCAACtaaaatcatgaaaaaaatatattatttttatgtaaaaaatattatttttcatggtAAATATGGATTGAGTTgacatctcacaagagacttacttatatttttatgtcaaaaatattaatttcctCTTCAAGTATGAACTAGATGATATGTTTCACGGATATAGATCCGTCAGATCGTCTCATAACATACTTACTCAAATATATGATGAGAATAACGATAAATGATagttaataataataacaacg is drawn from Primulina eburnea isolate SZY01 chromosome 10, ASM2296580v1, whole genome shotgun sequence and contains these coding sequences:
- the LOC140803926 gene encoding protein TAPETUM DETERMINANT 1-like translates to MRQESSLRRRRIAVFTAVFAVTFLLFIIQTYSDHDQWQVGTVLSEKKNLTLTQNTPSLNTHRKLLNHAPRKGEKGNEDKVEPNRIWSEKCSKSDIVLSQGATESLPNGIPTYTVEIMNVCVSGCDISSIHLSCGWFSSARLVNPRVFKRLRFDDCLVNDGKPLVNGRTLSFQYANTFRYPLSVSSVTCWLPGQAPADTRN